A region from the Phaenicophaeus curvirostris isolate KB17595 chromosome 28, BPBGC_Pcur_1.0, whole genome shotgun sequence genome encodes:
- the LOC138731747 gene encoding mucosa-associated lymphoid tissue lymphoma translocation protein 1-like isoform X5 — translation MLQMQLLAERNCTLKYLLGCLERMGHPQACQVLNSAVQAMIRITVQPELQVVREGTRVSLTCWATGPPGLVYQWFCGKQEVPGATAPELVIDTAPPPSQSAWYICRVNCGAAFAFSRWAHVQVEKSSSPSSASGYCPSMAGLQILQQPQPCRLAEGDTLVLECRAIGNPPPQYQWFRNHCPVEGAQAPQLQVNVVTTAERGSYSCRVFNLYHEVWSQEVDVEIGPRLFTSGGFWQEGDRGSLEDGSPGQLYATDKVALLMGNMHYQHHKQLKAPMVDVHALSALLRQLDFKVVSLLDLCKAEMEMAVDEFLLLLDKGVYGAVAPTGVAPASMKTDALCWQGFGVQPGKKWVPAGQAGVTHPLSPLPAGLLYYAGHGYENFGNSFMVPIDAPSSYTSAHCLCVQRVLRSMQERRTGLNIFLLDMCRKRNLNDDVIPQVGALQVTANIVFGYATCADAEAYELSQGELSNGIFVTFLMRWLLENEKITVLLDKVAEDMGKLEITRGRQALELRSNLSERRALTDPICPLGLDESSARNLQWAKAHVLPESRHLHFDCGATVQLGFAAEFSNIMIIYTRVVAIPEDIITCDARVTDIPEELDVDLKYTNKESPEEVGSPLAPTWSLSCPSCCLYSRLCGLQKLKQELAFTICLQYRYHGMDDFVEERQTVSVGKPLIAKLNLQLAAAPSLPDSSLSTSSPGSWDTAGSS, via the exons ATGCTTCAAATGCAG ctcctggctgaGCGCAACTGCACCCTAAAGTACCTGCTGGGCTGCCTGGAgaggatggggcacccacaggcCTGCCAGGTCCTCAACAGCGCAG tCCAGGCCATGATCCGCATCACGGTGCAGCCGGAGTTGCAGGTGGTGAGGGAGGGGACACGGGTGTCCCTGACCTGCTGGGCGACCGGCCCACCGGGGCTTGTGTACCAGTGGTTCTGCGGGAAGCAGGAG GTGCCTGGAGCCACAGCCCCAGAGCTGGTGATTGACACGGCTCCCCCACCAAGCCAGTCTGCGTGGTACATCTGCCGGGTGAACTGCGGGGCCGCCTTCGCCTTCTCCAGGTGGGCCCACGTCcaggtggagaagagcagcagccccagctcag ccagtGGTTACTGCCCGAGCATGGCGGGGCTGCAGAtcctgcagcagccacagccctgcCGCCTGGCTGAGGGGGACACACTGGTGCTGGAGTGCAGAGCCATCGGCAACCCCCCGCCCCAGTACCAGTGGTTCAGGAACCACTGCCCCGTGGAGGGTGCTCAGGCACCCCAGCTTCAG GTGAATGTGGTGACCACAGCCGAGCGGGGCAGCTACTCCTGCCGTGTGTTCAACCTCTACCATGAGGTGTGGAGCCAGGAGGTGGACGTTGAGATCG GCCCACGGCTCTTCACCTCTGGAGGCTTCTGGCAGGAGGGAGACAGAG GGTCCCTGGAGGATGGTAGTCCTGGCCAGCTGTACG CCACCGACAAAGTGGCGCTGCTGATGGGCAACATGCACTACCAGCATCACAAGCAGCTGAAGGCGCCCATGGTGGACGTGCACGCCCTCAGCGCCCTCCTCCGCCAGCTCGACTTCAAGGTGGTCTCGCTGCTGGACCTATGCAAGGCCGAGATGGAGATGGCTGTCGATgagttcctcctcctcctcgacAAGGGAGTCTACGGTGCGGTGGCACCCACTGGGGTGGCTCCAGCCAGCATGAAGACGGATGCTTTGTGCTGGCAGGGCTTTGGAGTGCAGCCAGGCAAGAAGTGGGTACCAGCAGGTCAGGCGGGTGTCACCCACCcactctcccctcttccagcaggTTTGCTCTACTACGCCGGGCATGGTTATGAAAATTTTGGCAACAGCTTCATGGTGCCCATTGATGCCCCCAGCTCCTACACCTCTGCCCACTGCCTGTGTGTGCAGCGGGTGCTGCGGAGCATGCAGGAGCGCCGCACTGGCCTCAACATCTTCCTGCTCGACATGTGCCGCAAGAG GAACCTCAATGATGACGTCATCCCACAGGTTGGGGCGCTGCAAGTCACAGCCAACATCGTCTTTGGCTACGCCAC GTGCGCGGATGCTGAAGCCTACGAGCTGAGCCAGGGCGAGCTCTCCAATGGCATCTTCGTCACCTTCCTAATGCGCTGGCTGCTGGAGAATGAAAAGATCACAGTACTGCTGGACAAGGTGGCTGAGG ACATGGGCAAGCTGGAGATCACACGGGGAAGACAGGCACTGGAGCTCCGCAGCAACCTATCAGAGAGACGGGCTCTGACAGATCCCATCTGCCCCCTGGGTCTGGATGAGTCCTCCGCCAGGAACCTGCAGTGGGCCAAGGCTCACG TTCTGCCGGAGAGCCGGCACCTCCATTTTGACTGTGGTGCAACCGTCCagctgggctttgctgctgagTTCTCCAACATCATGATCATCTACACTCGTGTGGTGGCCATCCCCGAGGACATCATCACATGCGACGCCAGGGTCACTGACATACCTGAG GAGCTGGATGTGGACCTCAAGTACACCAACAAGGAGAGCCCGGAGGAGGTGGGCAGCCCACTGGCACCTACATGGAGCCTCAGCTGCCCCTCCTGCTGCCTCTATAGCCGGCTCTGTGGCTTGCAGAAGCTGAAG caggagctggccTTCACCATCTGCCTGCAGTACCGCTACCACGGCATGGATGACTTTGTGGAGGAGAGGCAGACGGTGAGCGTGGGCAAGCCACTCATCGCGAAGCTCAACCTGCAGCTGGCAGCCGCCCCCTCACTGCCAGACAGCTCCCTCTCCACCTCTTCCCCCGGGAGCTGGGACACAGCGGGGAGCTCCTGA
- the LOC138731747 gene encoding mucosa-associated lymphoid tissue lymphoma translocation protein 1-like isoform X4, giving the protein MCSVKVLEPHGSPTQCLLQLLAERNCTLKYLLGCLERMGHPQACQVLNSAVQAMIRITVQPELQVVREGTRVSLTCWATGPPGLVYQWFCGKQEVPGATAPELVIDTAPPPSQSAWYICRVNCGAAFAFSRWAHVQVEKSSSPSSASGYCPSMAGLQILQQPQPCRLAEGDTLVLECRAIGNPPPQYQWFRNHCPVEGAQAPQLQVNVVTTAERGSYSCRVFNLYHEVWSQEVDVEIGPRLFTSGGFWQEGDRGSLEDGSPGQLYATDKVALLMGNMHYQHHKQLKAPMVDVHALSALLRQLDFKVVSLLDLCKAEMEMAVDEFLLLLDKGVYGAVAPTGVAPASMKTDALCWQGFGVQPGKKWVPAGQAGVTHPLSPLPAGLLYYAGHGYENFGNSFMVPIDAPSSYTSAHCLCVQRVLRSMQERRTGLNIFLLDMCRKRNLNDDVIPQVGALQVTANIVFGYATCADAEAYELSQGELSNGIFVTFLMRWLLENEKITVLLDKVAEDMGKLEITRGRQALELRSNLSERRALTDPICPLGLDESSARNLQWAKAHVLPESRHLHFDCGATVQLGFAAEFSNIMIIYTRVVAIPEDIITCDARVTDIPEELDVDLKYTNKESPEEVGSPLAPTWSLSCPSCCLYSRLCGLQKLKQELAFTICLQYRYHGMDDFVEERQTVSVGKPLIAKLNLQLAAAPSLPDSSLSTSSPGSWDTAGSS; this is encoded by the exons atgtgctcggtgaaggtgctggagccCCATGGCAGCCCCACTCAGtgccttctgcagctcctggctgaGCGCAACTGCACCCTAAAGTACCTGCTGGGCTGCCTGGAgaggatggggcacccacaggcCTGCCAGGTCCTCAACAGCGCAG tCCAGGCCATGATCCGCATCACGGTGCAGCCGGAGTTGCAGGTGGTGAGGGAGGGGACACGGGTGTCCCTGACCTGCTGGGCGACCGGCCCACCGGGGCTTGTGTACCAGTGGTTCTGCGGGAAGCAGGAG GTGCCTGGAGCCACAGCCCCAGAGCTGGTGATTGACACGGCTCCCCCACCAAGCCAGTCTGCGTGGTACATCTGCCGGGTGAACTGCGGGGCCGCCTTCGCCTTCTCCAGGTGGGCCCACGTCcaggtggagaagagcagcagccccagctcag ccagtGGTTACTGCCCGAGCATGGCGGGGCTGCAGAtcctgcagcagccacagccctgcCGCCTGGCTGAGGGGGACACACTGGTGCTGGAGTGCAGAGCCATCGGCAACCCCCCGCCCCAGTACCAGTGGTTCAGGAACCACTGCCCCGTGGAGGGTGCTCAGGCACCCCAGCTTCAG GTGAATGTGGTGACCACAGCCGAGCGGGGCAGCTACTCCTGCCGTGTGTTCAACCTCTACCATGAGGTGTGGAGCCAGGAGGTGGACGTTGAGATCG GCCCACGGCTCTTCACCTCTGGAGGCTTCTGGCAGGAGGGAGACAGAG GGTCCCTGGAGGATGGTAGTCCTGGCCAGCTGTACG CCACCGACAAAGTGGCGCTGCTGATGGGCAACATGCACTACCAGCATCACAAGCAGCTGAAGGCGCCCATGGTGGACGTGCACGCCCTCAGCGCCCTCCTCCGCCAGCTCGACTTCAAGGTGGTCTCGCTGCTGGACCTATGCAAGGCCGAGATGGAGATGGCTGTCGATgagttcctcctcctcctcgacAAGGGAGTCTACGGTGCGGTGGCACCCACTGGGGTGGCTCCAGCCAGCATGAAGACGGATGCTTTGTGCTGGCAGGGCTTTGGAGTGCAGCCAGGCAAGAAGTGGGTACCAGCAGGTCAGGCGGGTGTCACCCACCcactctcccctcttccagcaggTTTGCTCTACTACGCCGGGCATGGTTATGAAAATTTTGGCAACAGCTTCATGGTGCCCATTGATGCCCCCAGCTCCTACACCTCTGCCCACTGCCTGTGTGTGCAGCGGGTGCTGCGGAGCATGCAGGAGCGCCGCACTGGCCTCAACATCTTCCTGCTCGACATGTGCCGCAAGAG GAACCTCAATGATGACGTCATCCCACAGGTTGGGGCGCTGCAAGTCACAGCCAACATCGTCTTTGGCTACGCCAC GTGCGCGGATGCTGAAGCCTACGAGCTGAGCCAGGGCGAGCTCTCCAATGGCATCTTCGTCACCTTCCTAATGCGCTGGCTGCTGGAGAATGAAAAGATCACAGTACTGCTGGACAAGGTGGCTGAGG ACATGGGCAAGCTGGAGATCACACGGGGAAGACAGGCACTGGAGCTCCGCAGCAACCTATCAGAGAGACGGGCTCTGACAGATCCCATCTGCCCCCTGGGTCTGGATGAGTCCTCCGCCAGGAACCTGCAGTGGGCCAAGGCTCACG TTCTGCCGGAGAGCCGGCACCTCCATTTTGACTGTGGTGCAACCGTCCagctgggctttgctgctgagTTCTCCAACATCATGATCATCTACACTCGTGTGGTGGCCATCCCCGAGGACATCATCACATGCGACGCCAGGGTCACTGACATACCTGAG GAGCTGGATGTGGACCTCAAGTACACCAACAAGGAGAGCCCGGAGGAGGTGGGCAGCCCACTGGCACCTACATGGAGCCTCAGCTGCCCCTCCTGCTGCCTCTATAGCCGGCTCTGTGGCTTGCAGAAGCTGAAG caggagctggccTTCACCATCTGCCTGCAGTACCGCTACCACGGCATGGATGACTTTGTGGAGGAGAGGCAGACGGTGAGCGTGGGCAAGCCACTCATCGCGAAGCTCAACCTGCAGCTGGCAGCCGCCCCCTCACTGCCAGACAGCTCCCTCTCCACCTCTTCCCCCGGGAGCTGGGACACAGCGGGGAGCTCCTGA